In Gemmata obscuriglobus, a single genomic region encodes these proteins:
- the lpdA gene encoding dihydrolipoyl dehydrogenase produces the protein MSDVRETALLVIGGGPGGYPAALHAADSGIKVTLVDEGAKLGGVCLNRGCIPSKALLHTAKIIREAHEMAAYGVTFGEPKLDLAKLRDFVQAKVVGKLTGGIGQLTKGRGVDVVKGRAVFTSPNTVEVTGDQPQTIKFQNCIIATGSLPAIPKQWQINDDRVMDSTGALLLPDVPKKLLVIGGGYIGLEIGSVYAALGSKVTVVEALERLLFMADKDLVDPLERKLKTEFEAIYTSTKVMGLEATPEGIVVKLEGAGAPASLTFDRVLISVGRRPNSAGLGLDKAGVNVTDRGFIPIDKQRRTNVPHIFAIGDVGEEPGLAHKATAEARVAVEVLHGEPAEWNPRAIPAVIFTDPEIAWAGITQKEAEEKKVPHEVLTFPWAASGRAVSIARTEGRTKMIVDPETKRVLGVGIVGAGAGEMIAEGVLAIEMGAVARDVLESIHPHPTLSETVMESAELAYGAATHVAKPRKAAK, from the coding sequence ATGTCCGACGTTCGTGAAACGGCGCTCCTCGTTATCGGCGGCGGCCCCGGCGGGTACCCCGCCGCCCTGCACGCGGCCGATAGCGGCATCAAGGTCACGCTGGTGGACGAAGGCGCGAAGCTCGGCGGCGTGTGCCTGAACCGCGGGTGCATCCCCAGCAAAGCGCTGCTGCACACGGCCAAGATCATTCGCGAAGCGCACGAAATGGCCGCTTACGGAGTCACGTTCGGCGAACCGAAACTCGACCTCGCCAAGCTACGCGACTTCGTGCAGGCGAAGGTGGTCGGCAAGCTCACCGGCGGCATCGGGCAGCTCACGAAAGGCCGCGGGGTCGACGTGGTGAAGGGCCGCGCGGTCTTCACCTCCCCCAACACGGTGGAGGTGACCGGCGACCAGCCCCAGACCATCAAGTTCCAGAACTGCATCATCGCGACCGGGTCGCTGCCGGCGATCCCGAAACAGTGGCAGATCAACGACGACCGCGTGATGGACAGCACCGGCGCCCTGCTACTGCCGGACGTGCCCAAGAAGCTGCTCGTCATCGGCGGCGGTTACATTGGGCTGGAGATCGGCAGCGTGTACGCGGCGCTGGGGAGCAAGGTCACGGTGGTGGAGGCGCTCGAACGCCTCCTGTTCATGGCCGATAAGGACCTGGTCGATCCGCTGGAGCGGAAGCTCAAGACCGAGTTCGAGGCGATCTACACGTCCACGAAGGTGATGGGGCTGGAAGCCACGCCCGAAGGGATCGTGGTGAAGCTCGAAGGGGCCGGCGCGCCCGCGTCGCTCACCTTCGACCGCGTGTTGATTTCCGTGGGCCGGCGGCCGAACTCCGCGGGGCTGGGGCTCGACAAGGCCGGGGTGAACGTGACCGACCGGGGGTTCATCCCGATCGACAAACAGCGCCGCACCAACGTGCCGCACATTTTCGCGATCGGCGACGTGGGCGAGGAGCCCGGCCTCGCGCACAAAGCGACGGCAGAGGCACGAGTTGCGGTGGAAGTGCTCCACGGCGAGCCGGCCGAATGGAACCCGCGGGCCATTCCCGCTGTCATCTTCACAGACCCCGAAATCGCCTGGGCCGGGATCACCCAGAAGGAAGCGGAAGAGAAGAAGGTTCCGCACGAGGTGCTCACGTTCCCGTGGGCGGCGAGCGGCCGGGCCGTGAGCATCGCGCGCACGGAGGGCCGCACGAAGATGATCGTCGATCCGGAAACCAAGCGGGTGCTGGGGGTCGGGATCGTCGGGGCGGGGGCCGGCGAGATGATCGCCGAAGGGGTGCTCGCCATCGAGATGGGCGCGGTGGCGCGGGACGTGTTAGAGAGTATTCACCCGCACCCGACGCTCAGCGAGACGGTGATGGAGAGCGCCGAACTGGCCTACGGGGCCGCGACCCACGTCGCGAAGCCGCGCAAGGCGGCGAAGTAA